The sequence GTGTTTTGTTGTGTACTATAGGTGTCAGAAGGGAAAGTGGAGAAGGGAAGAGTGCTCTCCAGGATGTCCCATGGGCCAAGGTGAGCACAGTGACAGATGAAATGATGAAACAGTGATAATTAGTAGCTCTTTGGTGTGTTTTAGTAAGAATATATGAACTTGtttctgacgtgtgtgtgtgtgtgtgtgcgtgtgttcatcCACAGGGTTTATACATGGACACGGTGCAGCTCTTTCCTGAGCACATGCAGGAGTTCCTGGACCTGATGACAGAGAAGGAGCTCAGACAGAGTTCCCATGGAGGAGGTGGACATACTGCTGGAGGACTGAGGCTCTAAAACTCAGTGCAACAGGagcctgaaaaaaaaaaaaaagcattttacTTTTCAAACAGTGTGAATAAATGATTTTACACATATGCTGTATTATGTGTTAATTCAAAAATGTCCATATTTTGATGGATTTAATATCTATTTTTATATCAAGGACTTGAGTTTAAACTGATAAAAAAAAATAGATTACTCTGATAATTTAAAATGAATGTTTTGTTTCCCAACACTGGTCTGCCAACCTTTATTTAAAAATAAGCTCTAAGCCTTTCACGCATTGTGAATCCTGAGGGATGCTAGTGTGCATTTCCTGCGGGATAACGACATCACAGCTAAATGGTGTGGAACGGAGCACACCGGAGTGTACACTTTGGAgtcaggagggaaggagagaggaaacagacatgAGGGTAGAGAAGCtttatatagtctcattactgcTTATCCTTCAGAGTAGTAGAGCATCCACTCTGGCTGTCTCAGGTGAGTCTGACACTTCTGATGACCTTTAACCTATTATAATGTGCCTCTGTGAGTTTACTGGATTGGCCTATGCCTTTACATGCTACTAACTAAATGCTACCTTTCTACTTAATACCAACTACTCAGGCTGTGCTATGGTGATGTAGAATTCCATTAGTGAAATATATGGTAACGTGGATATCATGTAGTCTTCATAGCTTCTCACTTCATAGCTGTATTTATGTTTTTTCTTGAAATCAGATCAACAGAACTTTTACCTTATATATTTGAAAATTACTTCCATTCATGATGATCTATATTCTGATCACAGATAAAGAATGTAATGATGATGCATTTCCTGTCCGGGAAGACTGTGAAGTTGACACAGTGTGTGGAGAAGCTATATGTCATCACAACCAGTATGTCACCTGCCATGTCAACCGCTGTGGCACCTGTGAACCTGTGTTCCGAGGCTATGACAACATCACTGTCAACTGCACCCAGTGTAAGACCATCTTCTGTGGCTTATATCTCTTATCTGCAGTGGGATTTGCCTTGTATATCAGTATGATTTTAGACATTTAGGCTTGGACATAAATTAAGTGGTTCAATTGCTTCCTTTGTATAAATTCACACACATTACTCTGTAGGCTATGTCTATCTGATATCTGAGTAAATTTGGAATGATATATGAAATTGGAAATATCTTATGTTATTGAACTCTTCATCAGTGACTCCCAAGTGTCGTCTAATACACCTGGAGATATTGAGCAAGCACAGGACAGGAACCATGTTAACTGGGAGGAGTTTAGGGACAAAGTACCATCCAAACTGTGATGGAGCTGGTATGTTCAGACCTAAAcagtgcagagaggaggacacCAAACTATGCTGGTGTGTTAACAAGGCTGGAGTCCCAGTCTCTGACAAGACACATGACCCCCTCAAATGTGACAGGCTGGTCACAGTCCAGTGAGTGAAATCATGAAGAAaactatatattttattattaatatgtattatatattgttTCTAAAATACATGATAAGTGATCAATAATTATGTTCTGTCTTTCATTTGTAGTGTCATTgatattcaattcacatttaaAGTGGAGTTCACACCTGTTGCAAAAACCATGGATGAGATACGAAGGTTAGTTTCCTTCCTCTGTAGTAACCCATTGATATGCAGTTTTTTATTAGATACAATTTTTATTGAAAAGTTATGTTGTCACGGCACCATTGTTGTTTCAGGCAGTTGGTATTAAAGCTGGACAGGGATTATACGCTGGATAAAACACAGATCCTAGACATAACTGTGAGTAAGCAGGCATGTTTCCTCATAGATTATCGTTTGAGATTGTGAGTGAGCTCTGTCTTTGAATGTGTTATTTGTGCCGGTCGGTCACGTCCTCAGGTGCGGGAACTGTACCAAGTAGTGTCCATCCGGCTGACTGACGACAGGACAGACAAAGAGCCAGTGGACATAGCAACTGTGGCCTACTACATTGAGAGAGATGTGAGACATTTTGTAAGAGCTGTATCTGCTTTCAGACCTTTCAAAAAGGCTCTGTTTGCTTGTAAAGCCATTGAATATATCTTTAACAGTCGACGGGGGCTCCATATTTTaagaaataatactttttttgtaTAAAGGTCTGTTCAATCTGGCATGCCTGGTGCTAATATTTTGCTTTAACTATGCAGTGAAATTGAACTGTTTTGCCATCCTGTCTAGTTGAAAAGCAACAGGTTTGGGTTTGAGGTGGACGGCCGGAGACTAGAGGTGGCGAGGGACTCCGTCAAGGTCCTATTCTTTCACTATGACCACCAACACATGGACATGATGACCATCAATCCAGGCTTTGCTGCCCTCATCCTCATCATTGCCCTGGCCATTATCAttggtgtttctgtgtctgtgagtAAGAGCAAAACTAATTGTACACTAGATTCATTACAATACCACTGCCATCCTCAcaacttctctctctttgtccatcACTATTGTCAGGTGGTGGTACAAAGGAAAGCTCTGCTGGAGAGGAGATTCCAGTTTGAAGTCATTGAGGTATAGTCTGATACAGCAAATTTTGGCATTAATCTGAACTCAACGTATTGTCCTGTGTTTTACTCTCCCTTTTTAAATGCaggttcaagggcagaacaaccaCCTGGAACAGCAAGAAGCTACCATGACCTACTTTGTCATGTGACATACTATCTTTGTTGGTTATAGtagatttgtttattttttagttGTCACTCAGTTCATTTATATGCAAAGTTGTTGTCCAATTATCTCTTTCCCTGACTGAAACAGTAGTCAGCTGCACATTATGGAAATATTGTAATTGGTTGATTTCTTAACATGGATTCTAACCTGTTGCTTTAATGAAATAGTAAACAAGAATGGACCATGGTTGAAAAATAAAATTCAATATGTACTTTATTTGAAATAAAAATCAGAATTGTTTCAAATTGTTTATTTACCATTATTGTACTTCAAGAGGTGATACTTAGGTTATGGTAACAGACCATAATACAagattgttcatttgttcagaaAGCCAACTTACTTTAACAGCTGCAGAATTGAATACCAAACAGCTGGCTAAATCTAGTCCAAACTATACAATGAACATGTATGAAAGGTTTTACTAGGCAATAACAGTTTTGACGCAGTAAGTGAAAGAACAGGACATTTCTGAAGTGCGTTCCGCCCCTGTTAGAGGTATAGTCCCTCTGGTGTCCCTTCCTGTTTCTTATACAACACGTTCTCCTTCGACTTCTTAAAGTCCTCGTTTGTCACCTTCATCCTGCGCTCTCTCAGAGCCATCAGCCCTGCCTCTGTACAAATGGCCTGAAGTGAGAGAAATAAGTTAAACACTTCAGTGAAAATTCTTTTGAGGTGCCACAGGATGGCAGCAAAACCAGAAGGTAAAAGTTAGACTGTATGCCCTTCTATTTATCTCCTAGCTTGTTACTGCACCTTGATGTCAGCTCCGGAGAGGTCATCCTTGG is a genomic window of Oncorhynchus tshawytscha isolate Ot180627B linkage group LG11, Otsh_v2.0, whole genome shotgun sequence containing:
- the LOC112244956 gene encoding epithelial cell adhesion molecule isoform X2, with the translated sequence MMIYILITDKECNDDAFPVREDCEVDTVCGEAICHHNQYVTCHVNRCGTCEPVFRGYDNITVNCTQLTPKCRLIHLEILSKHRTGTMLTGRSLGTKYHPNCDGAGMFRPKQCREEDTKLCWCVNKAGVPVSDKTHDPLKCDRLVTVHVIDIQFTFKVEFTPVAKTMDEIRRQLVLKLDRDYTLDKTQILDITVRELYQVVSIRLTDDRTDKEPVDIATVAYYIERDLKSNRFGFEVDGRRLEVARDSVKVLFFHYDHQHMDMMTINPGFAALILIIALAIIIGVSVSVSKSKTNCTLDSLQYHCHPHNFSLFVHHYCQVVVQRKALLERRFQFEVIEVQGQNNHLEQQEATMTYFVM
- the LOC112244956 gene encoding epithelial cell adhesion molecule isoform X3, whose protein sequence is MMIYILITDKECNDDAFPVREDCEVDTVCGEAICHHNQYVTCHVNRCGTCEPVFRGYDNITVNCTQLTPKCRLIHLEILSKHRTGTMLTGRSLGTKYHPNCDGAGMFRPKQCREEDTKLCWCVNKAGVPVSDKTHDPLKCDRLVTVHVIDIQFTFKVEFTPVAKTMDEIRRQLVLKLDRDYTLDKTQILDITVRELYQVVSIRLTDDRTDKEPVDIATVAYYIERDVRHFLKSNRFGFEVDGRRLEVARDSVKVLFFHYDHQHMDMMTINPGFAALILIIALAIIIGVSVSVVVQRKALLERRFQFEVIEVQGQNNHLEQQEATMTYFVM
- the LOC112244956 gene encoding epithelial cell adhesion molecule isoform X1, with protein sequence MMIYILITDKECNDDAFPVREDCEVDTVCGEAICHHNQYVTCHVNRCGTCEPVFRGYDNITVNCTQLTPKCRLIHLEILSKHRTGTMLTGRSLGTKYHPNCDGAGMFRPKQCREEDTKLCWCVNKAGVPVSDKTHDPLKCDRLVTVHVIDIQFTFKVEFTPVAKTMDEIRRQLVLKLDRDYTLDKTQILDITVRELYQVVSIRLTDDRTDKEPVDIATVAYYIERDVRHFLKSNRFGFEVDGRRLEVARDSVKVLFFHYDHQHMDMMTINPGFAALILIIALAIIIGVSVSVSKSKTNCTLDSLQYHCHPHNFSLFVHHYCQVVVQRKALLERRFQFEVIEVQGQNNHLEQQEATMTYFVM